One Roseburia rectibacter DNA window includes the following coding sequences:
- a CDS encoding glycoside hydrolase family 113 yields the protein MEYICGVTFAPFACAGAFKKSGAKESLAMMKERTGADFVIFVPGGLQETPQSEEICYTSKATMEDDELIDMIGYAKEIGLRVALKPTVNCKNGTWRAHINFFDEDVPCEPKWGNWFTSYTAFQLHYAKIAEQYGCEMFIAGCEMVMSEHRETEWRRLLSDIRQVYHGLLSYNTDKYQEHRVKWWDAVDVISSSGYYPYGDWENQLDRIEAVVKRFEKPFFFAETGCMSVKGSMEVPNDWGVKGDADPDGQAEWYEDMFKACSKRDWVQGMALWSWDAKLYQERSAKSRMDYEIYAKPAEKVVKKYYDSFLGK from the coding sequence ATGGAATATATCTGTGGAGTGACATTTGCACCGTTTGCCTGTGCAGGGGCATTTAAAAAGTCAGGGGCAAAGGAAAGTCTTGCTATGATGAAGGAGAGAACCGGAGCAGATTTTGTGATATTTGTGCCGGGAGGATTGCAGGAGACACCGCAGTCTGAGGAGATATGTTACACATCAAAAGCAACGATGGAAGATGATGAGCTGATCGATATGATCGGGTATGCGAAAGAGATTGGACTTCGTGTGGCATTAAAACCGACGGTAAACTGCAAAAATGGAACATGGCGTGCACACATTAATTTTTTTGATGAAGATGTTCCATGCGAACCAAAATGGGGGAACTGGTTTACATCTTATACGGCATTTCAGCTTCATTATGCAAAGATCGCAGAGCAGTATGGCTGTGAAATGTTTATTGCCGGCTGTGAGATGGTGATGAGTGAGCATCGTGAAACGGAATGGCGCAGACTGCTTTCGGATATCAGGCAGGTTTATCACGGACTTCTTTCTTATAATACGGATAAGTATCAGGAGCACCGTGTGAAATGGTGGGATGCTGTGGATGTGATATCATCAAGCGGTTATTATCCTTATGGTGACTGGGAAAATCAGTTAGACCGTATTGAAGCAGTGGTAAAAAGATTTGAAAAACCGTTTTTCTTCGCAGAGACAGGATGTATGTCGGTAAAGGGTTCCATGGAAGTACCGAATGACTGGGGCGTGAAAGGTGATGCTGACCCGGATGGTCAGGCTGAGTGGTATGAAGATATGTTTAAAGCCTGCAGTAAGAGAGACTGGGTGCAGGGAATGGCACTCTGGTCATGGGATGCAAAACTTTATCAGGAGCGGAGTGCAAAGTCGCGCATGGACTATGAGATCTATGCGAAACCTGCAGAAAAAGTTGTAAAAAAATATTATGATTCTTTTTTGGGTAAATGA
- a CDS encoding LacI family DNA-binding transcriptional regulator translates to MAKAVKLADIAEQLGVSTVTVSKALSGQKGVSEAMREKIKQLADELGYKQPSAVKKEKSVKSYNIGVLVSEKYLGEYASFYWRMYQSVATRAVQKECFTMLEVVSLEDEAEANLPKIVLERKVDGLILIGRLRTEYLGALRQNTQIPIVYLDFYDEHQMSDAVISNSYYGTYMLTNYLIEHGHEKIAYVGTLLFTASITDRYFGYRKSMLEHGIEVPQEWIISDRDMECGVVEVDIHPDQMKDMPTAFVCNSDLTASMVINQLEEQGYRVPEDFSVVGFDNYLFPGLCDVEITTYEVDIREMANKAIHVLLKKVSGERYKQGITIVEGRLVEKASVQQVVK, encoded by the coding sequence ATGGCAAAAGCAGTAAAGCTGGCAGACATTGCAGAGCAGCTTGGTGTCAGTACGGTCACGGTCTCAAAAGCACTTTCCGGACAAAAAGGTGTCAGCGAGGCTATGCGGGAAAAAATCAAACAATTGGCAGATGAACTTGGATACAAGCAGCCATCTGCCGTAAAAAAAGAAAAGTCAGTAAAAAGTTATAATATCGGGGTGCTGGTATCGGAAAAATACTTAGGAGAGTATGCATCCTTTTACTGGAGAATGTACCAGAGTGTTGCAACAAGGGCCGTTCAGAAAGAATGTTTCACGATGCTTGAGGTTGTTTCATTAGAAGATGAAGCCGAGGCGAATCTGCCTAAAATCGTGCTGGAACGTAAAGTAGATGGTCTGATTCTGATCGGACGGCTGAGGACAGAATATTTAGGTGCATTAAGACAGAATACACAGATTCCGATCGTGTATCTTGATTTTTATGATGAACACCAGATGAGTGATGCGGTGATCTCTAACAGTTACTATGGTACTTACATGCTGACGAATTATCTGATCGAGCATGGTCATGAAAAAATTGCGTATGTCGGAACACTGTTGTTTACAGCAAGTATCACAGACCGTTATTTCGGTTACCGGAAATCCATGTTAGAACATGGTATTGAAGTGCCACAGGAGTGGATCATATCGGATCGTGATATGGAATGTGGTGTGGTAGAGGTTGATATTCATCCGGATCAGATGAAAGATATGCCGACGGCATTTGTGTGCAACTCCGATCTCACGGCAAGCATGGTCATCAATCAGTTAGAAGAGCAGGGGTATCGCGTTCCGGAAGATTTTTCAGTGGTTGGATTTGATAACTATCTTTTTCCGGGACTGTGTGATGTCGAGATCACAACTTATGAGGTGGATATCCGTGAAATGGCAAATAAAGCAATACATGTGCTGTTAAAGAAAGTCAGCGGGGAACGTTATAAACAGGGAATTACCATTGTTGAGGGAAGGCTGGTGGAAAAAGCCAGCGTGCAGCAGGTTGTAAAATAA
- a CDS encoding ABC transporter substrate-binding protein: protein MKLKKVLSVALVAVMTMSMAACGGSNNAADNGGATNGAASDNSAEATNDAAATESSDAAASTDGSLSYADIKLGEDYTDLTATISLFNHRTDLESDDYNGTTWKEYLAAFNEMYPNITVELTTDTNYADDALMHLQSGDYETVMMIPAVDKADLSNYFISYGDLDTMKTQINYATTWEYGGQVYGVPSTATTQGIVYNKKVFEEAGVTELPKTPEEFIDALQKIKDNTDAIPLYTNYAAGWTMGAWDAYIGNNATGDNTYMNQKFVHTKDPFQNYGDDTHAYAVYKILYDAVADGLIEDDFATTDWEGCKGMINNGEIGCMVLGSWAYPQMEAAGENGADIGYMPFPITVNGEQYASAGADYSYGINVNATDDEKAAAMVFVKWMTEKSGFSYNEDGLPIVAGSTDTKLSFDGVTFLEDEPALAGEEDFLNEMNAESELNINAGGDSKIQAIIEHASNGDKTFDEIMDEWNTAWSDAQESNGIEVTE from the coding sequence ATGAAATTAAAAAAGGTTTTATCAGTTGCATTAGTAGCAGTTATGACCATGAGCATGGCAGCATGCGGCGGTTCAAACAATGCAGCAGACAATGGGGGAGCAACAAACGGAGCAGCTTCTGATAACAGTGCAGAAGCAACAAATGATGCAGCAGCTACCGAGAGCAGTGATGCAGCAGCATCCACAGACGGATCTTTATCCTATGCAGACATCAAACTTGGTGAGGATTATACAGATCTGACAGCAACAATTTCATTATTCAACCACAGAACAGATCTTGAATCTGACGATTATAACGGAACAACATGGAAAGAGTATTTAGCAGCATTCAATGAAATGTATCCAAATATTACAGTTGAACTTACAACCGATACCAACTATGCAGATGATGCTCTGATGCATTTACAGTCTGGTGACTATGAGACAGTCATGATGATCCCGGCGGTTGATAAGGCAGACTTAAGTAATTACTTTATTTCATATGGTGATCTTGATACCATGAAGACCCAGATCAATTATGCAACTACATGGGAGTATGGCGGACAGGTTTACGGTGTTCCTTCTACAGCAACTACACAGGGTATCGTATACAATAAAAAAGTATTTGAGGAAGCAGGAGTTACAGAACTTCCAAAGACTCCGGAAGAATTTATCGATGCATTACAGAAAATCAAAGATAACACAGATGCAATCCCACTTTACACAAACTATGCAGCAGGCTGGACAATGGGAGCATGGGATGCTTACATTGGAAATAATGCAACAGGCGACAATACATATATGAATCAGAAGTTTGTTCATACAAAAGATCCATTCCAGAATTATGGCGATGACACTCATGCATATGCAGTTTACAAGATCCTTTATGATGCAGTTGCAGACGGACTGATCGAAGATGACTTTGCAACAACTGACTGGGAGGGCTGTAAAGGTATGATCAACAATGGTGAGATCGGTTGTATGGTACTTGGCTCATGGGCTTATCCTCAGATGGAGGCAGCTGGTGAAAATGGCGCAGATATCGGTTATATGCCATTCCCGATTACTGTAAATGGTGAGCAGTATGCATCAGCAGGTGCTGATTACTCTTATGGTATCAATGTAAATGCAACAGATGATGAAAAAGCAGCAGCTATGGTATTTGTTAAATGGATGACAGAAAAATCCGGTTTCTCATACAACGAGGATGGACTTCCAATCGTAGCCGGCAGCACAGATACAAAACTTTCCTTCGATGGCGTAACATTCTTAGAGGATGAACCTGCATTAGCTGGCGAGGAAGATTTCTTAAATGAGATGAATGCAGAGTCTGAGTTAAATATTAACGCAGGTGGAGACAGTAAAATCCAGGCAATCATTGAGCATGCATCCAATGGCGATAAGACATTTGATGAGATCATGGACGAATGGAACACAGCATGGTCTGATGCACAGGAATCAAACGGAATTGAAGTAACTGAGTAA
- a CDS encoding helix-turn-helix transcriptional regulator yields the protein MKSLFEYTDKLNKPYECFFLDVKKEWLPVQPHWHYFMEILYITRGTALMYQNEQSHIVTEGDLIVFLPSVVHSVHAVSDAPLQYYVLKFDLGQLDSSTSFTGGNWNFSALFGNAINNEHADIYFPEEVLRSLPIQSLFDDCVREMQNMQYGYQMILQSKIRELLTWLLRIWRDDGFDTDCSFTPLAKENTIYTITEYIDRHACENIRVEDIAALCHMSYSHFAKNFREIYGQSCKKYIEFIRLCKVEDMLLFTNFDLNYISQETGYADCSHLIRSFKEKYGISPHQYRRQHSISGQDH from the coding sequence ATGAAATCATTATTTGAATATACCGACAAATTAAATAAACCCTACGAATGTTTCTTTCTGGATGTGAAAAAAGAATGGCTGCCGGTACAGCCGCACTGGCATTATTTTATGGAGATTCTTTACATAACAAGGGGCACCGCCCTGATGTATCAGAATGAACAAAGTCATATTGTTACGGAAGGCGATCTGATCGTCTTTCTCCCTTCCGTTGTTCATTCCGTCCATGCAGTGTCCGATGCCCCTCTGCAATATTATGTTTTAAAATTTGATTTAGGCCAGCTTGATTCCTCCACTTCTTTTACCGGTGGAAACTGGAATTTTTCTGCACTGTTTGGCAATGCTATAAACAATGAGCATGCCGATATTTATTTCCCGGAAGAAGTGCTTCGCTCTCTTCCCATACAGTCTTTATTTGATGACTGCGTCCGTGAAATGCAGAATATGCAGTACGGATATCAGATGATCCTGCAGTCAAAAATCAGGGAACTTTTAACCTGGCTTCTCCGAATCTGGCGCGATGACGGTTTTGACACGGACTGTTCTTTTACACCTCTGGCAAAAGAAAATACGATCTATACCATCACGGAATATATTGACCGCCATGCCTGCGAAAATATCCGCGTGGAAGATATCGCTGCTCTCTGTCACATGAGTTATTCCCATTTTGCCAAAAATTTCCGCGAAATTTACGGACAGTCCTGTAAAAAATATATCGAATTTATCCGTCTCTGCAAGGTTGAGGATATGCTCCTTTTTACAAACTTCGACTTAAATTATATCAGCCAGGAAACCGGTTATGCCGACTGTAGCCATCTGATCCGTTCATTTAAGGAAAAATATGGAATTTCCCCGCACCAGTACCGCAGACAGCACTCCATATCCGGGCAGGATCACTGA
- a CDS encoding phospho-sugar mutase has translation MSNYMDTYRQWCTDPYFDEDTKAELKKIEGDQAEIEDRFYRQLEFGTGGLRGVIGAGTNRMNIYTVRQATQGLANYIISQNGQEKGVAIAHDSRIMSTEFTEEAALCLNANGIKAYVFDSLRPTPELSFAVRELGCISGIVITASHNPREYNGYKVYWEDGAQITPPHDKNILAEVAKVTSFDQVKTMAKEEAVAAGLYNVIGKEIDDRYMEELKKQSIHPEIIKEMAKDIKIVYTPLHGTGNLPVRRVLKELGFEHVYVVPEQEKPDGNFPTVAYPNPESPKAFELALKLAKEVDADIVLATDPDADRLGVYCKDTKSGEYVTFTGNMSGMLIAEYILREKTAMGTMPKNPALVETIVTTDMAKAIAKSYGVKLIEVLTGFKYIGEQIKFFEQQNTYNYVFGLEESYGCLAGTYARDKDACVAVMMLCEVASWCKKNNMTLWDEMLAMYEKYGYYREGLETKTLKGIDGAAQIQELMSNSRKNPPKRLGGFDVLAVRDYKEDTRKDTVTGEVTKTGLPESNVLYYELSDNAWCCMRPSGTEPKIKYYFGVKGSSLEDAEKKLAGLKEDLLK, from the coding sequence ATGAGCAATTACATGGATACTTACAGACAGTGGTGCACAGATCCGTATTTTGATGAAGATACAAAAGCTGAGTTAAAGAAAATCGAGGGGGATCAGGCAGAGATCGAGGATCGTTTTTACAGACAGTTAGAATTTGGAACAGGTGGTTTAAGGGGTGTGATCGGAGCCGGAACCAACCGTATGAATATTTATACTGTGCGTCAGGCAACACAGGGACTTGCAAATTATATCATCTCCCAGAACGGACAGGAGAAAGGTGTTGCGATCGCACATGATTCAAGAATCATGTCCACAGAATTTACAGAGGAAGCAGCGCTCTGCTTAAATGCAAACGGCATCAAGGCATATGTATTTGACAGCCTTCGCCCGACACCGGAGTTATCTTTTGCAGTGCGTGAGTTAGGATGCATTTCCGGTATCGTCATCACAGCAAGCCATAATCCGAGAGAATACAACGGATACAAAGTATACTGGGAGGACGGCGCACAGATCACACCGCCTCATGACAAAAATATTTTAGCAGAAGTTGCAAAAGTAACTTCCTTTGACCAGGTAAAGACCATGGCAAAAGAAGAGGCAGTTGCAGCAGGCCTTTACAATGTGATCGGTAAAGAGATCGATGACCGTTATATGGAAGAACTGAAAAAACAGTCCATTCATCCTGAGATCATCAAAGAGATGGCAAAAGATATCAAGATCGTATACACACCGCTTCACGGAACTGGAAATCTTCCGGTGCGCCGCGTGTTAAAAGAGCTTGGTTTTGAGCATGTATATGTAGTGCCGGAGCAGGAAAAACCGGATGGCAACTTCCCGACTGTTGCATACCCGAACCCGGAGTCACCGAAAGCGTTTGAACTTGCATTAAAACTTGCAAAAGAAGTGGATGCTGATATCGTTCTTGCAACAGATCCGGATGCAGACCGTCTCGGTGTTTACTGCAAAGATACAAAGAGCGGCGAATATGTGACATTTACAGGAAATATGTCAGGTATGCTGATCGCAGAATATATTTTAAGAGAAAAAACAGCAATGGGAACTATGCCAAAAAATCCTGCACTGGTTGAGACGATCGTTACCACCGATATGGCAAAAGCAATCGCAAAATCTTACGGCGTAAAACTGATCGAAGTTTTAACAGGATTCAAATATATCGGAGAGCAGATCAAATTCTTCGAGCAGCAGAATACCTATAATTATGTGTTTGGCTTAGAGGAAAGCTACGGATGTCTTGCCGGTACTTATGCAAGGGATAAAGATGCCTGCGTTGCAGTCATGATGTTATGTGAAGTAGCATCCTGGTGCAAAAAGAACAACATGACACTGTGGGATGAAATGCTTGCAATGTATGAAAAATACGGTTACTACAGAGAAGGACTTGAGACAAAGACATTAAAAGGAATCGATGGAGCAGCGCAGATTCAGGAACTGATGAGCAATTCCAGAAAGAATCCTCCGAAAAGACTTGGTGGTTTTGATGTGCTTGCAGTCCGTGACTATAAAGAGGATACAAGAAAAGATACAGTAACCGGAGAAGTGACAAAGACAGGTCTGCCGGAGTCAAACGTACTTTATTATGAACTTTCCGATAATGCATGGTGCTGTATGCGTCCGTCCGGAACAGAGCCGAAGATCAAATATTACTTTGGTGTCAAGGGAAGTTCTTTAGAGGATGCAGAAAAGAAACTTGCCGGACTAAAAGAAGATTTGCTGAAATAA
- a CDS encoding carbohydrate ABC transporter permease yields MDGGIVDMEGKKPFSFTKWAKSRKGQQVIICVAFMTIPLLLLFVFTYLPFAEMVKFSFYKMKYLTPVDQRKFVGFKNYIDVFRRDDCFGALKLSLYYMVGAIIQLVLALYLATILSFKVKGGNFFKGLMFFPYLISGIAIGFIFKFFYTRGFVFDTILQWCGFKLDNLPYWLKDQSINNWSLVATSVWRYFGQNMVLFIGAIMSVDADLYEAAELDGANKFQQFKHIILPSIKTIITLNVILSITGSLSAFEQPYVITDGANGTGTYFVIMNEIAHVSQKVGLASAMAVVLLLIIFACTILQKLFFKYIFRDAESEDESYKAKRARLKAEKQAKKVGKGVA; encoded by the coding sequence ATGGATGGAGGAATTGTGGATATGGAAGGGAAAAAACCATTCAGTTTTACAAAATGGGCAAAAAGCAGAAAAGGACAGCAGGTGATCATCTGTGTGGCATTTATGACAATTCCGCTGTTATTGCTGTTTGTATTTACTTATCTGCCTTTTGCCGAGATGGTAAAATTCAGTTTTTATAAGATGAAATATTTAACTCCGGTAGATCAGAGAAAATTTGTCGGATTTAAAAATTATATTGACGTATTTCGCAGGGATGACTGCTTTGGAGCATTAAAACTCAGTCTTTATTATATGGTAGGTGCGATTATTCAGCTTGTACTTGCACTTTATCTGGCTACTATTTTAAGTTTTAAGGTAAAGGGAGGAAACTTCTTTAAAGGATTAATGTTTTTCCCATATCTGATCAGTGGTATTGCGATCGGATTTATTTTTAAATTTTTCTACACCAGAGGATTTGTATTTGATACGATCTTACAATGGTGTGGATTTAAACTTGACAATCTTCCATACTGGCTGAAAGATCAGTCAATTAACAACTGGTCTTTGGTGGCTACTTCGGTATGGCGTTATTTTGGACAGAACATGGTATTGTTTATCGGTGCGATCATGTCTGTGGATGCAGACCTTTACGAAGCAGCAGAGTTAGATGGTGCAAATAAATTTCAGCAGTTTAAACATATTATTCTGCCGAGTATCAAAACAATTATCACATTAAACGTAATTCTTTCCATTACAGGTTCCTTAAGTGCATTTGAACAGCCTTACGTTATCACAGATGGTGCAAATGGAACCGGAACATACTTTGTAATCATGAATGAGATCGCTCATGTAAGCCAGAAGGTAGGTCTTGCTTCTGCAATGGCAGTTGTACTTCTTCTTATCATTTTTGCATGTACGATTTTACAGAAATTATTCTTTAAATACATCTTCCGTGATGCTGAGAGTGAGGATGAGTCCTATAAAGCAAAACGTGCAAGATTAAAAGCAGAAAAACAGGCAAAGAAAGTCGGAAAGGGAGTGGCATAG
- a CDS encoding CPBP family intramembrane glutamic endopeptidase gives MKNKILGLPKAVVIIIGIVITALFLVLMNLVGVAATHLTSITDSYTLQFIAELGVAVYAIGMLFLMGYQQSLKKTGVGFLRGFYIGGFMVGYCVYVTVAQLFLQSVSGTDGVRPAGGIIIYILTMFFVGMNEEVIMRGIVLNLFADCFSNTRRGVLAAIILSSMIFGAAHIPNVLSGVPLSSALIQALQATLLGVLFAAIYLRSGNLWICIIIHALVDFGGLMASGIFGNGDMTDMIGNLSILNLVVTVPLFLIPCIVLLRKSKLDEIVEMREGEIIIPSEREGENIATVSLILGIFGIVTGFVGYGAGFGLVGLLGAICSKKIKPQQNGTATAALVTSIIGLVIAALMITVMMFLMPLLGDASTWEIMTNQ, from the coding sequence ATGAAAAACAAAATCTTAGGGCTGCCGAAGGCAGTAGTCATCATTATCGGTATTGTGATCACGGCACTTTTTTTAGTGCTGATGAATCTGGTCGGAGTGGCAGCAACACATCTGACTTCCATCACGGACAGTTATACATTACAGTTTATTGCTGAACTCGGTGTGGCTGTTTATGCGATCGGCATGTTATTTCTTATGGGGTATCAGCAATCGTTAAAAAAGACCGGTGTGGGATTTTTAAGAGGATTTTATATCGGCGGATTTATGGTTGGATACTGTGTGTATGTGACAGTTGCACAGTTATTTTTACAGAGTGTTTCCGGGACGGACGGCGTGCGTCCTGCAGGCGGGATCATCATTTACATACTGACAATGTTTTTCGTCGGCATGAACGAGGAAGTGATCATGCGTGGGATCGTGTTAAATCTTTTCGCTGACTGTTTTTCAAACACCAGACGTGGAGTGCTTGCTGCCATTATTTTATCCAGTATGATCTTTGGTGCAGCGCATATCCCGAATGTACTTTCCGGCGTGCCGTTATCAAGTGCACTGATCCAGGCACTGCAGGCAACATTGCTTGGTGTTTTGTTTGCGGCAATTTATCTGCGCAGCGGTAATTTATGGATCTGTATTATCATTCATGCACTTGTGGATTTCGGAGGATTAATGGCAAGCGGTATTTTTGGAAATGGTGATATGACAGATATGATCGGCAATCTTTCCATATTAAATCTTGTAGTGACCGTTCCTCTGTTTTTAATTCCGTGTATTGTATTACTGCGAAAAAGTAAGTTAGATGAGATCGTGGAAATGAGGGAAGGAGAGATCATTATCCCGTCGGAGCGTGAGGGAGAAAATATTGCAACGGTATCACTGATCCTTGGCATTTTCGGTATCGTGACCGGATTCGTCGGATACGGAGCAGGATTTGGATTAGTCGGTCTGCTTGGTGCAATCTGCTCGAAAAAAATAAAACCACAGCAGAATGGTACGGCAACAGCGGCACTTGTCACCTCGATCATCGGACTTGTGATCGCTGCATTGATGATCACTGTGATGATGTTTCTTATGCCGCTGCTGGGTGATGCCAGTACATGGGAAATTATGACAAATCAGTGA
- a CDS encoding alpha-galactosidase, with translation MAITYFEKERIFKLDTPGSSYVIGIVDKENFVGHVYYGKKLRDANISYLLRTGEGPFVPSENNRERVSFYDTFPMEYAGNGLGDYRRSSISVRTEGGHTAVSLFYVSHKIYAGKPGLAGLPATFGDEDSCETLELLCEDPVLGLKVTLLYTAFSDVDVITRSVRIENDGEMLYLTKALSFSMDMDNRDFTLLTMHGSWARERMLEHRKVKKGFMGVESVRGESSHQEHPFMALAAGNADQSQGEVYGMHFVYSGNFIGQVELGQFDTVRVGMGIHPENFCWKLEKGESFQTPEVVLVYSDTGYDGMTHQFHELYRNHLIRSEYKDKKRPILINNWEATYFDFNTEKLLSIAKKASELGIEMLVMDDGWFGHRNDDSSSLGDWYVNEEKLNGGLKHLVDEVNKLGLKFGIWFEPEMISPDSKLYEAHPDWAIQIPGREGSLCRNQYVLDLTRKEVRDYAYESVASILRSANIEYVKWDMNRQLSDIGSYGLPADRQGELYHRYVLAVYEMQERLVTEFPHLLLENCSGGGARFDPGMLYYSPQIWCSDDTDAVERLKIQESTAMIYPLSTMGAHVSDCPNHTVGRVTPFETRGHVALAGTFGYELDVTKIPEEDRQMIPKQVAMYHKYNDLVRSGDYYRIASYQENHYFDCYEVVSKDKSEVLVTFVQVINRPNYKSRRITLKGLDPQKNYCLEGEDTVYAGDTLMYAGILIQNPWGDFQSKLLHFVEKK, from the coding sequence GTGGCAATTACATACTTTGAGAAAGAACGTATTTTCAAACTGGATACGCCAGGCTCCAGTTATGTGATCGGGATCGTGGACAAAGAAAATTTTGTCGGTCATGTATATTATGGTAAGAAATTAAGAGATGCTAATATTTCGTATCTGCTCCGCACGGGAGAGGGACCGTTTGTGCCTTCTGAAAATAACAGAGAGAGAGTATCATTCTATGATACGTTTCCGATGGAATATGCAGGAAACGGACTCGGAGATTACAGAAGAAGCAGTATTTCTGTGAGAACAGAGGGAGGCCATACAGCAGTATCACTGTTTTATGTGTCACATAAAATTTATGCAGGAAAACCGGGACTTGCCGGACTTCCTGCAACGTTCGGCGATGAAGATTCCTGTGAGACATTAGAACTTCTATGCGAGGACCCGGTACTTGGGTTAAAGGTAACTTTGCTTTACACGGCATTTTCTGATGTGGATGTCATCACAAGAAGCGTGCGGATCGAAAATGACGGCGAAATGTTATATCTGACGAAGGCACTGTCTTTCTCCATGGATATGGATAACCGTGATTTTACACTGCTTACCATGCATGGTTCCTGGGCAAGGGAGCGTATGTTAGAACACCGCAAGGTGAAAAAAGGCTTTATGGGAGTGGAATCAGTAAGAGGTGAGTCTTCCCATCAGGAACATCCGTTTATGGCACTTGCGGCAGGCAATGCAGACCAGTCACAGGGTGAAGTTTATGGTATGCATTTTGTGTATTCCGGTAACTTTATCGGACAGGTCGAGCTAGGACAGTTTGATACCGTCCGTGTTGGTATGGGAATCCATCCGGAGAACTTCTGTTGGAAGTTAGAAAAAGGTGAGAGTTTCCAGACACCGGAGGTCGTGCTTGTATACAGCGATACCGGATATGACGGCATGACACACCAGTTCCATGAACTTTACCGTAATCATCTGATCCGCAGTGAATATAAGGATAAGAAACGTCCGATTCTGATCAATAACTGGGAAGCGACCTATTTTGATTTCAATACGGAAAAATTACTTTCCATTGCAAAAAAAGCATCGGAACTTGGCATTGAAATGCTGGTTATGGATGATGGCTGGTTTGGACACCGCAATGATGATTCATCAAGTCTGGGTGACTGGTATGTCAACGAAGAGAAATTAAACGGTGGTTTAAAACATCTGGTAGATGAGGTAAATAAACTTGGATTAAAATTCGGTATCTGGTTTGAGCCGGAAATGATCTCACCGGATTCAAAACTTTACGAGGCACATCCGGACTGGGCAATCCAGATCCCGGGAAGAGAGGGCTCTCTCTGCAGAAATCAGTATGTACTTGATCTTACCAGAAAAGAAGTGCGCGATTATGCATATGAGAGCGTGGCGTCGATCTTACGCAGTGCAAATATTGAGTATGTCAAATGGGATATGAACCGTCAGCTTTCTGACATCGGAAGCTATGGACTTCCTGCAGACCGTCAGGGTGAACTTTATCACCGTTATGTGCTGGCAGTGTATGAGATGCAGGAGCGTCTGGTAACAGAGTTCCCACATCTTTTACTGGAAAACTGTTCCGGCGGTGGTGCACGTTTTGATCCGGGTATGCTTTATTACAGTCCACAGATCTGGTGCTCGGATGATACGGATGCAGTAGAACGCTTAAAGATTCAGGAAAGTACGGCGATGATCTATCCGTTATCGACGATGGGAGCGCACGTTTCAGACTGTCCGAATCATACGGTGGGACGTGTTACACCGTTTGAGACAAGAGGCCATGTAGCGCTTGCAGGAACTTTCGGTTATGAGCTGGATGTCACAAAGATTCCGGAAGAAGACAGACAGATGATCCCGAAACAGGTTGCCATGTATCATAAATACAATGATCTGGTAAGAAGCGGCGATTATTACAGGATTGCCTCCTATCAGGAAAATCATTATTTTGACTGTTACGAGGTGGTTTCAAAAGATAAATCAGAAGTACTGGTTACATTTGTGCAGGTGATCAACCGTCCGAATTATAAGAGCAGAAGAATCACATTAAAAGGACTCGATCCGCAGAAGAATTACTGTCTGGAAGGCGAAGATACTGTATATGCGGGAGATACATTAATGTATGCAGGTATTCTGATCCAGAATCCATGGGGGGATTTCCAGTCAAAACTGTTACATTTTGTGGAAAAGAAATAA